From a region of the Corallococcus coralloides DSM 2259 genome:
- a CDS encoding class I fructose-bisphosphate aldolase, giving the protein MAYTDRVKQILSWYPSDNPGTLTNLARLLNHGTLAGTGKLVILPVDQGFEHGPARSFGPNPAGYDPDYHAQLAIESGCNAYAAPLGFLEAIAGKLAGEIPLILKVNNSDSLAKTAAPMSAVTSSVKDAVRLGCTAVGYTIYPGSAARNEQYQDLRDIIAEAKSYGLPTVLWAYPRGALTKEGETAIDVVAYAAQISAQMGAHIIKVKPPTDFLEQAEAKKAFEKANISTKTLADRVREVVRSAFNGKRIVIFSGGEAKETSALMEDIKQIHQGGGFGSIMGRNAFQRPHDESIKLLKDVMNVFAGK; this is encoded by the coding sequence ATGGCCTACACCGACCGCGTCAAGCAGATCCTCTCCTGGTATCCCTCCGACAATCCCGGCACGCTGACGAACCTGGCGCGCCTCCTGAACCACGGCACGCTCGCCGGCACGGGCAAGCTGGTCATCCTGCCGGTGGATCAGGGCTTCGAGCACGGCCCCGCGCGCTCCTTCGGTCCCAACCCCGCCGGGTATGATCCGGACTACCACGCGCAGCTGGCCATCGAGTCCGGCTGCAACGCGTACGCGGCGCCGCTGGGCTTCCTGGAGGCCATCGCGGGCAAGCTGGCCGGCGAGATTCCCCTCATCCTGAAGGTGAACAACTCCGACTCGCTGGCCAAGACGGCCGCGCCCATGTCCGCGGTGACGTCGTCCGTGAAGGACGCGGTGCGCCTGGGCTGCACGGCGGTGGGCTACACCATCTACCCGGGCTCCGCGGCCCGCAACGAGCAGTACCAGGACCTGCGCGACATCATCGCGGAGGCCAAGTCCTACGGCCTGCCCACGGTCCTCTGGGCCTACCCGCGCGGCGCCCTGACCAAGGAGGGCGAGACGGCCATCGACGTGGTGGCGTACGCGGCGCAGATCAGCGCGCAGATGGGCGCGCACATCATCAAGGTGAAGCCGCCCACGGACTTCCTGGAGCAGGCGGAGGCGAAGAAGGCCTTCGAGAAGGCGAACATCTCCACCAAGACGCTCGCGGACCGCGTGCGCGAGGTGGTGCGCTCCGCGTTCAACGGCAAGCGCATCGTCATCTTCTCCGGCGGCGAGGCGAAGGAGACGTCCGCCCTCATGGAGGACATCAAGCAGATCCACCAGGGTGGCGGCTTCGGCTCCATCATGGGCCGCAACGCCTTCCAGCGTCCGCACGACGAGTCCATCAAGCTGCTCAAGGACGTGATGAACGTCTTCGCGGGCAAGTAG